From the Desulfosarcina sp. BuS5 genome, one window contains:
- a CDS encoding nucleotidyltransferase domain-containing protein, with translation MDKAEVITKLKRYKKLLSQHISFDKMILFGSYARGSQREDSDVDVAIIVDEMQGDYFSTRPLLWRVRREVDDRIEPIFFETKHDESGFLEEIMRNGILI, from the coding sequence ATGGATAAAGCAGAGGTTATAACAAAACTTAAAAGATATAAAAAACTTTTATCACAACATATATCATTTGATAAAATGATTTTGTTCGGTTCTTATGCAAGAGGGAGTCAGAGAGAAGACAGTGATGTGGATGTCGCGATAATTGTCGATGAAATGCAAGGGGATTATTTTTCTACAAGACCTCTGTTATGGAGAGTTAGAAGGGAAGTGGATGATAGAATCGAACCAATTTTTTTTGAAACAAAACACGACGAAAGCGGTTTTTTAGAAGAAATAATGAGGAATGGAATTCTGATATGA
- a CDS encoding HEPN domain-containing protein, with product MIGETGQMSGQIRYWVELSEYDIETAIAMLKSKRYLYVGFMAHQSIEKILKAYYVKTNGESAPFSHSLSYLAKKAKIYEYFSEDQKLFIDMLEPMNIECRYPSHKEQLMRSLTEERCKEIVDNAKELQLWIKQRL from the coding sequence ATGATTGGAGAAACTGGACAGATGTCAGGTCAAATAAGATATTGGGTAGAACTATCTGAATATGATATTGAAACAGCCATTGCAATGTTAAAAAGCAAGCGATATCTTTATGTTGGGTTTATGGCTCATCAATCTATTGAAAAAATACTAAAGGCTTATTATGTAAAAACCAATGGAGAATCAGCTCCATTTTCTCATAGTCTTTCTTACCTTGCAAAGAAAGCAAAAATTTATGAGTATTTTTCAGAAGATCAGAAGCTTTTTATAGATATGCTTGAACCAATGAATATTGAATGCAGATATCCGTCTCATAAAGAACAATTAATGAGAAGTTTGACAGAAGAACGGTGCAAAGAAATTGTTGATAATGCAAAGGAACTACAGCTATGGATAAAGCAGAGGTTATAA